From the Nocardiopsis changdeensis genome, one window contains:
- a CDS encoding MarR family winged helix-turn-helix transcriptional regulator, producing MNDRPAADGPADPMDTIAAQWRRERPDLDLSALGVLGRLSRAAALVSARVDAVLAEHGLRGGEFDVLAALRRAGEPYTLIPSELADTLMMTRAGMTGRIDRLERAGLVERRIDPADRRSFLVALTAEGLRAIDGVLADHADNLARITGVLDPETADGLDRALRLMLRGLEGSPGAG from the coding sequence ATGAACGACCGCCCCGCAGCCGACGGCCCCGCCGACCCCATGGACACCATCGCCGCGCAGTGGCGGCGTGAGCGCCCCGACCTGGACCTCTCCGCGCTTGGGGTGCTGGGGCGGCTGTCGCGGGCCGCAGCCCTCGTCTCCGCGCGGGTCGACGCCGTCCTGGCCGAGCACGGCCTCCGCGGAGGCGAGTTCGACGTCCTGGCGGCCCTGCGCCGGGCGGGGGAGCCCTACACGCTCATCCCCTCGGAGCTGGCGGACACCCTGATGATGACCCGGGCGGGCATGACCGGGCGGATCGACCGCCTGGAGCGGGCCGGGCTGGTGGAGCGGCGGATCGACCCCGCCGACCGGCGCAGCTTCCTGGTGGCGCTCACCGCCGAGGGCCTGCGGGCGATCGACGGGGTGCTGGCCGACCACGCCGACAACCTGGCGCGGATCACCGGTGTACTGGACCCGGAGACCGCGGACGGGCTCGACCGGGCCCTGCGCCTGATGCTGCGCGGGCTGGAGGGCTCCCCCGGGGCCGGGTGA
- a CDS encoding cupin domain-containing protein — translation MPLPTRPLLVRGAEAETLGAGADTTTLLLDAHHTGSALNAVRTRLSPGTAGPPPHYHRRAPETFFLLDGALDVLVDEEVVALAAGDVLLVPAGAVHAWATPADAPADVLIAKSPATDRFDYFRIADRVRRGLEDPQRILDTRERFDNHFTVSTVWKEHLVAAGHPAPLVAFPAGSGR, via the coding sequence ATGCCCCTTCCCACCCGCCCCCTGCTGGTGCGGGGCGCCGAGGCCGAGACCCTCGGAGCCGGAGCCGACACGACCACCCTGCTGCTGGACGCGCACCATACGGGCTCGGCCCTGAACGCCGTGCGCACCCGCCTGTCCCCCGGGACCGCCGGGCCGCCCCCGCACTACCACCGCCGCGCCCCCGAGACCTTCTTCCTGCTGGACGGGGCGCTGGACGTCCTGGTCGACGAGGAGGTCGTCGCCCTGGCCGCGGGCGACGTGCTCCTGGTCCCGGCGGGGGCGGTGCACGCCTGGGCCACCCCGGCCGACGCCCCCGCGGACGTCCTCATCGCCAAGAGCCCGGCCACCGACCGGTTCGACTACTTCCGCATCGCCGACCGGGTGCGGCGCGGACTGGAGGATCCGCAGCGGATCCTGGACACCCGGGAGAGGTTCGACAACCACTTCACGGTGAGCACCGTGTGGAAGGAACACCTGGTCGCGGCCGGGCACCCCGCTCCCCTGGTGGCGTTCCCGGCGGGGAGCGGCCGATGA